The window TCGAGGACCTGACCGTCCGCACCATGATGGCCAACCACAGTCTGGCCCGCGCCGTCTCCGACGCGGGCTGGCGGCGGTTCCGCAGCATGCTGGGGTACAAGGCGGACTGGTACGGCCGGGACCTGGTGGTCGTGGACCGCTGGTTCCCGTCGACCCGACTGTGCTCCGCGTGTGGCGTACTGGCCGAGCGGATGCCGTTGACGGTCCGGTCGTGGACCTGCCGGTGCGGGCAGGCCCACGACCGGGATGTCAACGCGGCCCGCAACATTCTCGCGGAGGGGCTCTCCGTGATTGCCTGTGGAGGCGGTGTAAGACCTCACCGGGAGTCCTCCTCTCGGACGGGGCGGTCGTCGGTGAAACAGGAACCCCCTGGGGCGACCCAGGGAATACCCGTCCTTTAGGGCGGGGAGGATTGTCAACCGTGCGTTCCTTTGCTGCCGTGCTGGAAGGTGGTGGTGATCTCGTTGAGCGCGCGTTGAACGCCCGTCTCGAATTCGTCCAGGGACTCCTTGGCCTGCTGTGGGTCCGGTGGCCAGGGCTGGCGGTTGCCGGGGGATGCGCTGGCCGGCGGCGGGTCGGGCAGGCTCGCGCCGGGCACCCGCTGGGTGAGGCGGTCCGACCCGGCGACCGTCGAGTCCTGCGCCACCTCCCGCTGTGCCCGCCGTACCCCGGCCTCGAACTCCTCCAGCAGCGCTCGTGCGGCGACCGGGTCGGCCGGTGCGTCGCTGAGCGCCGCCGGTCCGCCGCCGACCGGGTGCTGGGCGCCGGGAACGCGTTGCCGCAGCGGCCCACGTCCGACCGGCTCGGCGGCCGGCGCCGCCGTTGGCTGGTCCGGCGCCCCGGCAGGTTCGACCGCCGTGCCGAACGCGTTCCACGGGGTGCCGGTGCCAAGTGACCGGGTGGCCCGCTGCACCGCCGACGAGTCGAAGCTGGCGCCGGAGCCGTCCGGTCCGCCGGTGCGGACGCTGGCCCGGGCGACGGTCCGGTCCGGACGGAGCCCGCTGGCGCCCGTCGGCGTCGCGGCCGCCGGCCGGTCCCCGGGCGGGGTGTCCCCGGGCGGTCCGCCCGGTGCGGTGCCGATCAGCACCGCGTCGGCCGGGACCGTGCCGGGCAGCGGCGCGATGGTGGGCGCGATCGCTGGTGACCGGCCGGTGGAACCGGCGGCCACGGCCCGTCCGGGGGCGCCGGCGGCCGGCACGATCAGGTCCGGTCCCAGGTCGACCGTCACCGTGACCCCGCCGCCCGGCGTGGCGGTCAGCTCGACCGCCATCGCATGCCGGCGGGCGAGTCGGCCGACCACGAACAGTCCGAGGACCTCGGTCGGTACCAGGTCGAGCCGTTCCCGTCTGGTCAGCCGGGCGTTCTCCTCGGCCAGTCGCTCCGGGGACAGCCCGAGCCCACGGTCGATGACATTGACCCGCAGACCGTCGTCGAGCGGTCCGGCGGTCACGGTCACCCGGGTGTGCGGCGGCGAGAAGACGGTGCCGTTCTCCATCAGCTCGGCCAGCAGCAGCACCAGATCGGCGATGACCGACGGTTGCAGGGCGTACCCGGCTGGTGCCTGCACGTCGACCCGGGTGTAGTCCTCGATCTCACCGAGAGCGAGCCGGATGACGTCGGAGACCGGCAGCGGGGCCATGTGCTCCTCGGCGCCGGTCGCGCCGGAGAGCACCACCAGGCTGCCGGCGTTGCGCCGCAGCCGGCTGGAGACGTGGTCGAGCCGGTAGAGATGCTGCAGCCGGTGCGGGTCGGTCTCCTCCCGCTCCAGCCGGTCGATGATCGCCAACTGGCGGCCCACCAGGTTCTGGGTCCGCCGTCCGACGTGGCCGAACATCTGCGCCACGTTGCGTCGGCTCGACACCTGCCGTTCGACGAGCCGGGCGGCGGTCTGCTGGACCCGCTCGAAGGCGCGGGCCAGGTCGCCGATCTCGTCGGTGGCGGTCACCTCGACCGGGTCGAGGCGCACCGGGTCGGGGCGTTCCGACTCGTCGTCGGCCACCCGTACCAGCTCCGCCTCGGCGAGCCGGGCGACACGGTCGGCCGAGAAGGTGAGCCTGGCCAGCGGCTGGGCGACCGACCGGGCCACGTACAGGCTCAACGCGACGACCACCAGCAGGACCAACAGCGCCCCGGCCACCACGCTGTACGCGGTGAGCAGGACCTGTTCCTGCCGTCGGGTCACGTCGACCGTGACGTCGATGACGATCTTGCGCTCGACGAACCGGCCGAGGGCGATCAGTGACTCCAACGACGGGAACAACGTGGCCACGGACAGACCGGCCAGCACCTGCGCCGGGTCGACCGGGGAGCCGTCCTGCGTGCCGGCCTGTGACGCGTCGCTGAATCCGCTGCCGAGCCGCTGGTCGAGCGCCTCCTCGACCAGGCTGTAGAGGGCCACCTGGTCGGCGGTGGCGAAACGGCTGAACCGGGCGGCGTTCTCCTGAGTGGTGACCAGGCTCAGCGCGTACCGGGTGGCGGCCTGTGGGTCGCCGGACCCGACCACCAGCAGCATGTGGGCCGCCCCGGCGCTGATCGCGGCGTCCAGCCGCAGCGCGGCGTCCAGTGCCACGATCTGGCGTCCCTCGGGGGTGGCGACGTCGGCCGAGTCGACCAACTTCAACCCGTCGAGCAGCCGCTCGATGAGATCGCCGTACGCGGTCATCACCTGATCGCTGTCGGCGGTGCGGTCGCGTACCGCGGCCCGGGTCTCGGCCAGGCCGTCCACCGCGTCGACCGCCGCGGCCAGTTCGGCGTCGAGCTGGCCACCCAGCTCGGCCCGGATGTCGGCGATCCGGTCGGTGATGGCCGCCTCCTGCAACACCAGCCGGGACCGGTCCACACTGTCCAGCAGGTAGCCGATCGCCAGCAGACGTTCCTGCTGCAGGTCCTGGGCGAGCGAGCCGATCCGGCCACCGGTCTGCACGGCACGGACCGTGTCGGCGGCCCGGCCGGCCAGCGCGGCGCGGTCGATCACGATCGGCACCGCCAGGGCAGCGACCGCGATCAGCGGGATCATGACCAGCAGGGCCAGTTTTCCCCGGATCCGGAGCCTATCGAGCAGCAACGGTCGGCCCCCATCGTCCGGTGCCCGGGGCGGCGGTGCCGGCGGGCGCGCCGCCGTGCGCCGTCGGGTCGAGTTCCGGCCAGCGGTTCGGCTGGTCCGCCGGGTCCGGACGGGACTCGGCCGGTCCCGGCGGGTGGTCGGTCCCGGCATGGCCGGTCGGCCCGGCACCGGTGCGGCCGGCGGTCGACGTGGGCTGACCGAGGTAGGCGATGATCATCGGGGCTACGGCCAGGGCGAAGGCCACCACGAGGGCACCGACCGAGGCCCACTGGCCGCGTTGCAGGGCGCTGATCCGGTCGGCGATCAGACCGTCCAGTTCGGCGAGCATCGTGCCGGCGAGTTCGGCCGCCGCCACCTGGGCGTCGCCGCGGAGCCCGATGAGCGGACCCAGGTCGGGCAGCGTGCCCCCGCCGCCCGGTGCGGCGGATCCGCTGCCGGACACGACGTCCGCGGTGTTCACTGCGGCGGCGGCCGCGGCCAGGGTGTCCATGCTGCGCCGGAACCGGTCGACCTGGGTGAGCAGGTTGCTGCTCATCGTCCGGCTGTCGGTGCTCTCCACTGCGGCCTGGACGTTGTCGGCCAGGTCGCTGGCGGGGGATAGCACGTCGCCGGCCGCGCTGATCAGCTCGACCAGCGCCAAGGGCCGGTCCTGTGCCGGCCGGGTCGGCAGCAGCACGGCGAGGTCCGCGAAGCGTCCGGTGGCGACGATCGCCTCCGGCAACTCCTCGGCCGCACCGTCCTGCAGGTGGTAGGCGTCGCCTTCCGGATCTCGGATCAGGTTCGAGCTCTCCCGGACCCGGTCGTACTGGGCCAACAGCAGGTCGGTGGCCTGGCGGTACGCGTCGAAGGCTTCGGCCGGCCGGCTGAACTGCCGGTCTGACAGGGCTTCCACGGTGGAGCGGAGCGTCGCCCACCGTTGCTGGGCCCGTAGTGACGCGCCGATCCGCTGGTCGACCTCGGTGACCGCGTCGAGGGCCCGAAGCAGCGCCTCGTCGTTGATCGGCTGACCAGCGACGGCCGCTGACTGCGCGTCGACCAGGGCCACGGTCAACTCGTTGAGCGCGCCGAGATATGCCACGCCCTCGCGCTCGCGTTCGGCGAAGGTGATGTCCGCCGAGGTGCCGCGCCACAACTGCGTGAACAGCACGCAGACCGGTACGAGCATCAATACGGTGATGGCCGATCGGAGCAGCGCCCCGTCGAGCCATCGCTTCCGGCGCACGGCGTCCTGTGCGGGTCGCCGTGCGGCATTGTGTGCAGGTTGCATCGCCCACCCCCCTGGCGGTAGCAGCGAATTACGGCGGACAGCGTCGAGTGCGCAGGATCGCGTCGTTCGTACGGCCCGCCGGCAGGGAAAGATAGTTTCCCTGCCGGCGGGCCGGAACCATCCGTGAGGCCGCCAGTCGCGCACCGTACGGTCGACTCGACCCCTTCGTGCGAAGGTGACTACGGGCAGTGAGAATCCGTCGTTCAGCAACCGTTTTCTGTCTGATATGTTGCTTATGTCGGAATCAACGGCATCTGCGGGTGGCCAACCGAATGGGTATTGGTATCGGGCAGACTGTCGGATCGGCGCTGGTCGACACGGCTTACCCTACTATCGGGTAACGGCTAATCGACCGGACCGCTGACCGGCGGAGCCTCCCCTTCGCCCAGCAGATCGAGCACCAGCGCCGCGGTCCAGCTGAATGCCGCCGAGCCGACCCCGTCGCCGGTCTCCGGGTGGAAATACTCGTAGTAACCGGACCGGCGAACCAGCTCCAGCATTGCGTCACGCAGCGTTTCGGCCTGATCCAGATGGCCATGCTCACGAAGTCCCCGACGGAGCAGCCAGTTGATGTTGATCCACACCGGTCCGCGCCAGTAGCGCACCGGGTCGAAGTCGGCGGCGGACCGATCGTAGCTGGCCACCGGCATCGACGCCGACAGCCCGAACCGACTCGAACCGGCCGCCGCCACCAACGCCGCGACCCGGTCTGGCGGTAGGCCGGGCAGGATCAACGGGACCAGTCCGCTCACGCAGCGTGCCGGACTGAGCCGTCCGGTCCGGACATCCCGGGCGTGGTACATACCGGTCCGTGGGTTCCACAGTTGGTCGTCGAGCGCCCGGGTGATCCGCGCGGCCCGGTCCAGGTGGACCGCTGGATCGGCGCCGACCACGGCGGCGATCCGGGCGAGCGCGTGTTCGGCGGCGGCCAGCAACGCGTTGAAGGTCGGGCACTCGACCACGAAGTCGTGGCGGGCGGCGAGGTCGTCGTCCCGGTAGCCGCCGTCGCGGTACCCGAGCGCCAGCGCGACGAACCGGGCGTAGTCCTCATCGGTCGGCCGGTGGGCCGCCGCGGCCACCCGGTTGTCATGCCGCTGCCGCCCGACGAGCACGCCGAGGTCGGCCGGTACGGCGGCCAGCGCCGCATCCCAGGCCGGGCTGTTGTCCAGGCCGGACTCCCACGGGTGCACGATGCTGGCCAGTCCGTTCCCGCCGGCGTCGCGACAGCTCGACAGGTAGTCCTGGGCGGCGACCAGCCGGGGGTAGAACCAGCGCAGCTCAGCTTCCGCCTGCGGCCCCGGTGCCCGTTGGTAGATCTCCCAGACCGCGAGGGCGTGGGCGGGTGGCTGGACGATGCCGGTGCCGTCCGGGTGCCCGGGACGACGCAGCGGCACCTGCCAGAACCCCGGTCCGGGGAAGTAGTCGCGTTCGGCGACGTCGGGGTCGAAGACGATGTGCGGGACCCGTCCGTCCGGCCACTGCGCCAGGAACAGGCTGCGCAGGTCGTGCCAGGCCCGGTCGGGGTCGATCCGGGCCAGGCCGATCGCGATGAACGCCGCGTCCCAGCTCCACTGGTGCGGGTAGAGGGTGCGCGACGGCACGGTGTGGTTGCGCGACCAGTTGGCGTCGAGTACGGCTCTGGCCATGTGCCACAGGTCGGCGGGTGTGCGTTCGGTGAGTTGTCCGGCCGGCGGCCGGTCCACGACCGGGAGGCTCGCCATGGCCGTGTGGGCGGTGCTGATACTGCTCATTCTTCCGTCCTGGTCAATCTCCTGCCGGGCCGTCGGCCAGGCAGGAACCACCGCCAGCGGTGGGGTGGTAACGACGAATGTACGCGCGGTGAACAGCATGTGCCCTTGTCGCCGACGGCGGTAGGGTCCGTCGGCTACCGGACGATGAGTCGTCCGGTCAAGGAATACGGGCAGGTCGAAGGGGGTAGGCGGGGAGGATGGCGACGCATGGTGAGCAAGCTGTGGCGACTCTGCCGTCCGGGGCCGGGATGCCGCTGCTCGGGTTCGGCACCTGGCAGGCGTCGGGCGACGCCGGGTACCAGGCGGTCCGGGTGGCGTTGGACGCCGGCTACCGGCACGTCGATACCGCCACGATGTACGGCAACGAGGCCGAGGTCGGCCGGGCGATCAAGGACAGCGGAATCGCCCGGGACGAGATCTTCGTCACCACCAAGCTGCCACCCGAGCGGGTCGGGCGGGAGGCGGAGACGCTGGCCGCGAGCCTGGCCGCGCTGGGCACCGAGTACGTCGACCTGTGGCTGATCCACTGGCCACCGGGCGGTGGTGCCGGCGTGCCGACCTGGCGCGAGTTCGTCGCCCACCGGGACGCCGGTGCGGTCCGGACGATCGGTGTCTCCAACTACGGCCTCGACCAGATCGACGAACTGACCGAGCGGACCGGGGTGGTGCCGGCGGTCAACCAGGTGCCGTGGGCGCCGGCGATGCACGATCCGCGTACGGTGGCCGAGCACCGTGACCGCGGGGTGGTACTGGAGGGATACAGCCCGTTCAAGAACACCGACCTCGACGACCCGGTGCTGGCGCGGGTCGCCGCCGCCCACCAGGTGAGCCCAGCCCAGGTGGTGCTGCGCTGGCACGTCCAGCACGGCATCGTGGTGATTCCGAAGTCGGTCACGCCGGAGCGGATCCGTAGCAACGCCGACGTCTTCGGCTTCACCCTGTCCGCCGACGAGATGGCCGCGATCGACGCCCTGCGCGGCTGAGGCCCACCACCGGCGGCCGGGCGGTAGGTCGCGGCGCTGTCCGGGGTCCCGGGCCCGGCCCGCGGTGGAGGCGTCACTCGCACCGCAGCCGGGCCCGGATCCGTGGATCAGCCGGTGGTGCAGGTGGTGCCGTTGAGGGTGAAGCTGCTCGGTGAGGAGTAGCTACCGCTGTAGCTGGCCTGGTAACCGAACGAGGCGGTCGCCCCAGGGGCCAGCGTGCCGTTCCAGCCCACGTTCCGAGCGGTCACCGACGATCCGCTCTGGGTGACGGTGGCGTTCCACGAGTTGCCGACCGTCTGCCCGCCCGGCAGTTGATAGGCCAACGTCCAGCCGTTGAGGGTGCCGCCACCGGTGTTGGTGACGCGTACGTCTGCCGTGTAGCCGTTGTTCCAGGTGTTCGCCGTGTAGCTGACCCGGCACCCGCCGCCGCCCGGCGGCTGGCTGGTCGGCGGGGCGGTGGTCGGCGGGGCGCCGCCGGTGGAGACCGAGCCGGAGAAGGAGTTCACCCCGAGGCCGACGCCGCCGTTCCACGGCTCGAAGCCGGCCTGGACGCTGGTCAGATACCAGGAGTTGGTGATCTGTCCCCGGGCGCGGACGTCGGCGATGAAGTCGAGCACGTTGAAACTCCAACTGGTGATCGACGACGGGGCCAGGTAGGACACCACGTTGTTGGACCCGTTGCTGCCGGTCCAGACCTGCCAGTTGCGGCCGGCGACGGTGGCGTTGCCGACCGGGGAGCCGATCGGCTGGATGGAGCCCTGCCGGTGAAACCAGATCATGATCTCCATCTGGCTGACTCCGTTGGTACGCGGTGTCGGGTCGAGCCAGATGTCGTACGACGCGTTGTACGTCCCGTTGCTGACGTAGCGGTAGTTGATGCTGGTCGGTGCGTTGCTGATCCGGCTCACCTGGATCGGTAGGTTGGTGCCGGGGGAGCAGTTGGTGTAGTGGCAGCCGTAGAAGATCGACGGGTACGACACCGGCGCGCCGTTGGTCGGCGAGCTGCCCTGCTGCGAGGTGACCGAGAACCCGTTGTCGGTGACGTTGATGCACTGTTCGGCGGTGGTGCCCCAGCGGTTGTTCTGCACCACGTAGCGGCCCTGGATGGTGGTGCTGCCGTACTGTTCGCAGATCACCGTGTCGGCCTGGGCGGGCGTGGCGGCGACCACGGTGACGATGCCGCCGGTGAGCAGCAGGAGGGCTGCTGCGGCGGCGCGGATTGGACGTCTCATCGTGCTCCTTGTGTCCGTGAAGACGGCGGGTACGAACCAACGTCGCGGGAGCGCTCCCATCACGCTAGAGCACATTGACATATGTGAAAAGAGTCAGTGGGCGATCAGCCCGCGGGCGGCGGCCACCTGGTCGGCGGCGGCCCGCAGCGCCTCGACCATCCGGGCCTCGCCGGTGGCGTCGATCCGGGTCGCCGGAACGGACAGGCTGATCGCGTCGGCGGCCGGTCGGCGCAGTGGCATCGCCATCGCCAGGCAGACGATCCCCTCGGTGTTCTCTTCCCGGTCCACGGCCCAGCCCTGGGCGCGGACCTCGGCCAGCGCGGCGTGCAGGGCGGCCGGGTCGGTGATGGTACGCCGGGTCATCCGGCGCAACGGCCAGCTCAGCAGCTGGTCGACGGTGTCGTCCGGATGTTCGGCGAGCAGCGCCTTGCCCAGCGCGGTGGCGTGCGCCGGCAGGTGCCGGCCGATCGCGCTGTACAGCCGCAGCGGGTGCACCGACTCGCGCTTGGCCAGGTAGACCACGTGCGGGCCGTCCAGCCGGCCGAGATGGACGGTCTCACCGAACTGCCCGGCCAGCGCGTCGAGCACGCCGTCCAGCAGGCTGACCGCGTTGTCGGCGGCCAGGTACGCCGCGCCCACCTGCAGCGCCCGTACGCCCAGGCCGAACCGGGTGCCGGTGGGATCGGTCTCCACCCAGCCGCGATGCGCCATCGTGCGCAGGATCCCGTGCAGGCTGCTCTTCGGGATCTGCAGGACCCGCGCCAGTTCGCCGAGGGACCGGCGGTCAGGGGTGGCTGCCAGCGCCTCCAGCACCTCCAACGTCCGGCCGGCGGACTTCACCGGCTGGAAACCCTCGTGCGCCGCCATGGCGGTCACTCTAGCCAGCGCCGCACCCGGTTGACAGCGATCTGCCACCGAGTATGGTCACGTACGTGACCGATGTTCATGATGCTGAACGCGATCCGGCCGGCCGCGAGGCCGACCAGGGCGCGCGCGACGGCGGCGACGTCGTCGCGGTGATCGGTGCCGGGCGGATCCTTCCGGTGGTCGTCCTGGCCGATCCGGCAGGTGCCGCGCCACTGGCCGAGGCGCTGCTCGCCGGCGGGCTGCGTACCGCCGAAGTGACCTTCCGCACCCCGGCGGCGGCGGACGCCATCGCGGCGATGGCCGGGCACCCCGGCATGCTGGTCGGCGCCGGCACCGTGCTCACCGTCGAGCAGGTCGACCGGGCGGTCGACGCCGGTGCCCGGTTCGTGGTCAGCCCTGGCTTCGGACCCGCCGTCGTCCGCCGCTGCCAGGAGCTCGACCTGCCGGTCTTCCCCGGGGTGTCCAGCGCCACCGAGATCCAGATGGCCCTCGACGCCGGGCTGGACACGGTCAAGTTCTTCCCGGCCGAACAGCTCGGCGGGGTGGGCATGGTGTCCGCGCTCGCCGCGCCGTTCCGGTCGGTGCGGTTCATCCCGACCGGCGGGGTGGGCCCCGGCAACGTCGCGGACTACCTGGCCCACCCGGCGGTCCTCGCCGTCGGCGGCACCTGGATGGTCGCCCCCCGCCTGCTCGACGTCGGCGACTGGGCCGAGGTGACCCGGCTGACCGCCGCCGCGGTCGCCGCCGCCCGTGCCGCCGGCTGACCGGTCCGACCCGGCATGGATCCGACCTCGACGAGGACCGGGTCCGACCGTTGACTGAGGAGTCGTGAGATGGTCGAACAGCACCCCGCCGACCGCGCCCCGCTGCGCCCCCGACCGGCTGCCGACTGCCGCTACGACCTGGTCTCGCTCGGCGAGGTCATGCTGCGGCTGGACCCGGGGGAGGGGCGGGTGCGCACCGCCCGCAGCTTCCGGGCCTGGGAGGGCGGCGGCGAGTACAACGTCGCGCGGGGCCTGCGCCGCTGCTTCGGCCTGCGTACCGCGGTCGTCACCGCGTTCGCCGACAACGAGGTCGGCCGCCTGCTGGAGGATCTGGTGCTGCAGGGCGGCGTCGACACCGCGTACGTGCGCTGGCTGCCGTACGACGGGATCGGCCGGACCGTCCGCAACGGGCTCAACTTCACCGAGCGCGGCTTCGGGGTGCGCGGCGCGGT is drawn from Micromonospora sp. Llam0 and contains these coding sequences:
- a CDS encoding nitrate- and nitrite sensing domain-containing protein, yielding MLLDRLRIRGKLALLVMIPLIAVAALAVPIVIDRAALAGRAADTVRAVQTGGRIGSLAQDLQQERLLAIGYLLDSVDRSRLVLQEAAITDRIADIRAELGGQLDAELAAAVDAVDGLAETRAAVRDRTADSDQVMTAYGDLIERLLDGLKLVDSADVATPEGRQIVALDAALRLDAAISAGAAHMLLVVGSGDPQAATRYALSLVTTQENAARFSRFATADQVALYSLVEEALDQRLGSGFSDASQAGTQDGSPVDPAQVLAGLSVATLFPSLESLIALGRFVERKIVIDVTVDVTRRQEQVLLTAYSVVAGALLVLLVVVALSLYVARSVAQPLARLTFSADRVARLAEAELVRVADDESERPDPVRLDPVEVTATDEIGDLARAFERVQQTAARLVERQVSSRRNVAQMFGHVGRRTQNLVGRQLAIIDRLEREETDPHRLQHLYRLDHVSSRLRRNAGSLVVLSGATGAEEHMAPLPVSDVIRLALGEIEDYTRVDVQAPAGYALQPSVIADLVLLLAELMENGTVFSPPHTRVTVTAGPLDDGLRVNVIDRGLGLSPERLAEENARLTRRERLDLVPTEVLGLFVVGRLARRHAMAVELTATPGGGVTVTVDLGPDLIVPAAGAPGRAVAAGSTGRSPAIAPTIAPLPGTVPADAVLIGTAPGGPPGDTPPGDRPAAATPTGASGLRPDRTVARASVRTGGPDGSGASFDSSAVQRATRSLGTGTPWNAFGTAVEPAGAPDQPTAAPAAEPVGRGPLRQRVPGAQHPVGGGPAALSDAPADPVAARALLEEFEAGVRRAQREVAQDSTVAGSDRLTQRVPGASLPDPPPASASPGNRQPWPPDPQQAKESLDEFETGVQRALNEITTTFQHGSKGTHG
- a CDS encoding cellulose binding domain-containing protein, yielding MRRPIRAAAAALLLLTGGIVTVVAATPAQADTVICEQYGSTTIQGRYVVQNNRWGTTAEQCINVTDNGFSVTSQQGSSPTNGAPVSYPSIFYGCHYTNCSPGTNLPIQVSRISNAPTSINYRYVSNGTYNASYDIWLDPTPRTNGVSQMEIMIWFHRQGSIQPIGSPVGNATVAGRNWQVWTGSNGSNNVVSYLAPSSITSWSFNVLDFIADVRARGQITNSWYLTSVQAGFEPWNGGVGLGVNSFSGSVSTGGAPPTTAPPTSQPPGGGGCRVSYTANTWNNGYTADVRVTNTGGGTLNGWTLAYQLPGGQTVGNSWNATVTQSGSSVTARNVGWNGTLAPGATASFGYQASYSGSYSSPSSFTLNGTTCTTG
- a CDS encoding IclR family transcriptional regulator, with product MAAHEGFQPVKSAGRTLEVLEALAATPDRRSLGELARVLQIPKSSLHGILRTMAHRGWVETDPTGTRFGLGVRALQVGAAYLAADNAVSLLDGVLDALAGQFGETVHLGRLDGPHVVYLAKRESVHPLRLYSAIGRHLPAHATALGKALLAEHPDDTVDQLLSWPLRRMTRRTITDPAALHAALAEVRAQGWAVDREENTEGIVCLAMAMPLRRPAADAISLSVPATRIDATGEARMVEALRAAADQVAAARGLIAH
- a CDS encoding aldo/keto reductase, with translation MPLLGFGTWQASGDAGYQAVRVALDAGYRHVDTATMYGNEAEVGRAIKDSGIARDEIFVTTKLPPERVGREAETLAASLAALGTEYVDLWLIHWPPGGGAGVPTWREFVAHRDAGAVRTIGVSNYGLDQIDELTERTGVVPAVNQVPWAPAMHDPRTVAEHRDRGVVLEGYSPFKNTDLDDPVLARVAAAHQVSPAQVVLRWHVQHGIVVIPKSVTPERIRSNADVFGFTLSADEMAAIDALRG
- a CDS encoding trehalase family glycosidase, which codes for MSSISTAHTAMASLPVVDRPPAGQLTERTPADLWHMARAVLDANWSRNHTVPSRTLYPHQWSWDAAFIAIGLARIDPDRAWHDLRSLFLAQWPDGRVPHIVFDPDVAERDYFPGPGFWQVPLRRPGHPDGTGIVQPPAHALAVWEIYQRAPGPQAEAELRWFYPRLVAAQDYLSSCRDAGGNGLASIVHPWESGLDNSPAWDAALAAVPADLGVLVGRQRHDNRVAAAAHRPTDEDYARFVALALGYRDGGYRDDDLAARHDFVVECPTFNALLAAAEHALARIAAVVGADPAVHLDRAARITRALDDQLWNPRTGMYHARDVRTGRLSPARCVSGLVPLILPGLPPDRVAALVAAAGSSRFGLSASMPVASYDRSAADFDPVRYWRGPVWININWLLRRGLREHGHLDQAETLRDAMLELVRRSGYYEYFHPETGDGVGSAAFSWTAALVLDLLGEGEAPPVSGPVD
- the eda gene encoding bifunctional 4-hydroxy-2-oxoglutarate aldolase/2-dehydro-3-deoxy-phosphogluconate aldolase; the encoded protein is MTDVHDAERDPAGREADQGARDGGDVVAVIGAGRILPVVVLADPAGAAPLAEALLAGGLRTAEVTFRTPAAADAIAAMAGHPGMLVGAGTVLTVEQVDRAVDAGARFVVSPGFGPAVVRRCQELDLPVFPGVSSATEIQMALDAGLDTVKFFPAEQLGGVGMVSALAAPFRSVRFIPTGGVGPGNVADYLAHPAVLAVGGTWMVAPRLLDVGDWAEVTRLTAAAVAAARAAG